In Vibrio tritonius, the following are encoded in one genomic region:
- the ytfR gene encoding galactofuranose ABC transporter, ATP-binding protein YtfR yields MSNQDLVLDAKRICKYFPGVKALQNVDFSLRKGEIMALLGENGAGKSTLVKTLTGVYPKDSGEILLDGRSISPQNTAHAQRLGIGTVYQEVNLLPNMSVMDNLFIGHEPRRFGLVDHKTMAHKAKQIVQTYGLDIDVSLPLNQFSVAIQQVVAIARAISMSAKILILDEPTASLDGNEVNMLFDIMRQLKTQGVSLIFITHFLEQVYQVSDRITVLRNGQLVGTRETAELPQIELVKMMLGRELEEGALKRAGKTTWNDKPVIQLSDFGKKGTIEPFTLDVHAGEIVGLAGLLGSGRTETAQVIFGIEPHDSGTCQLQNKVVSIHSARQASHLGLGYCPEDRKTDGIIGAASVRENIILALQAQRGWFRPLSRKEQETVSDRFIQQLAIKTPTMEQPLEFLSGGNQQKVLLARWLLTKPKFLILDEPTRGIDVGAHAEIIRLIESLCADGLALLVISSELEELVGYADRVIVLRDRKQVAEIPTEELSVPAIMQAIAM; encoded by the coding sequence ATGTCCAATCAAGATTTGGTGCTCGATGCCAAACGGATCTGTAAATATTTTCCTGGCGTTAAAGCATTGCAGAATGTCGATTTTTCTCTACGTAAAGGCGAAATTATGGCTTTGCTTGGGGAAAATGGCGCAGGTAAATCCACGTTGGTGAAAACCCTCACCGGCGTATACCCAAAAGATTCGGGGGAAATTCTTCTCGATGGCCGTTCTATCTCACCACAGAATACCGCACATGCCCAACGGCTTGGTATTGGTACTGTTTATCAAGAGGTCAACCTATTACCCAATATGTCGGTAATGGACAACCTCTTCATTGGTCACGAGCCGAGACGTTTTGGTTTGGTTGACCACAAAACCATGGCGCATAAAGCCAAACAAATCGTACAAACATATGGGCTGGATATCGACGTCAGCCTACCTCTTAATCAGTTTTCAGTTGCCATTCAACAAGTGGTCGCTATCGCTCGTGCGATCTCGATGTCTGCCAAAATTTTGATTCTTGATGAACCCACCGCAAGCCTTGATGGTAATGAAGTCAATATGCTGTTCGATATCATGCGTCAATTAAAAACGCAGGGAGTCAGTTTAATTTTCATTACTCACTTTCTTGAACAAGTGTATCAAGTGAGTGATCGCATCACCGTCTTGCGTAATGGACAGTTAGTCGGCACAAGGGAAACAGCCGAGTTACCACAAATTGAATTAGTAAAAATGATGCTGGGACGCGAATTGGAAGAAGGCGCACTGAAACGCGCAGGCAAAACCACTTGGAATGACAAACCCGTTATCCAACTATCCGATTTTGGTAAAAAAGGCACCATTGAGCCATTCACGCTTGACGTTCATGCTGGAGAAATTGTTGGACTCGCCGGATTATTGGGTTCAGGACGTACCGAAACGGCTCAAGTCATTTTTGGTATTGAACCTCATGATAGTGGTACCTGCCAACTGCAAAACAAAGTCGTCTCCATTCACTCAGCAAGACAAGCTTCCCATTTAGGACTCGGTTATTGTCCTGAAGATCGTAAAACCGATGGCATCATTGGCGCAGCCTCAGTAAGGGAAAACATTATTCTAGCTCTGCAAGCCCAACGCGGATGGTTTCGTCCTTTATCACGCAAAGAACAAGAGACCGTATCAGATCGGTTTATTCAACAGTTAGCCATTAAAACCCCAACGATGGAGCAACCTCTAGAATTTCTTTCAGGGGGGAATCAGCAAAAAGTCCTGCTGGCACGCTGGCTACTGACTAAGCCTAAATTTCTCATCCTAGATGAGCCAACTCGTGGGATTGATGTGGGTGCTCATGCTGAGATCATCCGACTCATCGAAAGCCTATGTGCGGATGGTCTGGCTTTGTTGGTTATCTCTTCGGAGTTGGAGGAATTGGTCGGTTATGCCGATCGAGTGATCGTCTTGCGTGACCGTAAACAGGTAGCTGAAATTCCAACAGAAGAGTTATCCGTTCCCGCCATTATGCAAGCTATCGCGATGTGA
- the ytfT gene encoding galactofuranose ABC transporter, ATP-binding protein YtfT has translation MSILTPSTLSKSGHKPTLHLPKGTPQIAALVLLLVVNSLIADNFFSIHIQDGRLFGSLIDILNRGAPVALLTIGMTLVIATGGIDLSVGAVMAISGAVMASMAHQGYDPSVILLCGIVAGALCGLWNGFLVAIFKIQPIVATLILMVAGRGIAQLITQGQIITFTNSTLAWFGSGTLLYFPTPVWLMLAAAIAVWALTKKTALGLFIESVGINIKAAKNAGLNTPAIVMSVYVVSGVMSAIAGIVVAADIQGADANNAGLYLEMDAILAVVIGGTSLMGGRFNLFLALIGAYIIQSINTGILLSGYQPQWNQIVKSVVVLIVLVLQSPAVIRAIKGRMKHHD, from the coding sequence ATGAGTATTTTAACACCCTCAACCCTATCCAAGTCTGGACATAAGCCCACTCTACACTTACCTAAAGGTACGCCACAAATTGCCGCATTAGTGTTACTGCTGGTGGTCAACAGCCTGATTGCGGATAACTTTTTTTCTATCCATATCCAAGATGGGCGCCTGTTTGGCAGCCTTATCGATATTTTAAACCGCGGAGCACCGGTTGCCTTGCTGACCATTGGTATGACGTTGGTCATCGCCACTGGAGGTATTGACCTATCGGTTGGTGCCGTTATGGCCATAAGCGGTGCAGTGATGGCGAGCATGGCTCACCAAGGCTATGACCCAAGCGTGATTCTGCTTTGTGGCATCGTTGCAGGTGCGCTATGTGGGCTATGGAACGGCTTCTTAGTCGCGATTTTTAAGATTCAGCCGATTGTGGCCACCCTAATCTTAATGGTTGCAGGTCGCGGTATCGCCCAGCTTATCACTCAGGGGCAAATCATCACTTTTACCAACAGCACATTAGCTTGGTTTGGTAGTGGCACCTTGCTCTACTTTCCAACACCAGTTTGGTTGATGCTAGCCGCAGCGATAGCGGTATGGGCACTAACCAAAAAAACCGCCTTGGGACTCTTTATTGAATCGGTCGGTATTAATATTAAAGCCGCCAAAAATGCTGGCTTAAATACCCCTGCTATTGTGATGTCCGTTTATGTGGTGAGTGGTGTGATGTCGGCAATTGCTGGGATTGTTGTTGCAGCAGATATTCAAGGTGCAGATGCAAACAATGCGGGGCTGTATTTGGAAATGGATGCCATCCTCGCGGTTGTGATTGGCGGCACGTCGTTGATGGGCGGGCGTTTTAACCTCTTCCTTGCCCTGATCGGGGCCTACATCATTCAAAGTATCAACACGGGTATTCTTTTGTCTGGGTATCAACCGCAATGGAACCAAATCGTTAAATCTGTCGTGGTGCTGATTGTACTTGTGCTGCAATCACCAGCCGTTATTCGAGCTATAAAAGGGAGAATGAAACATCATGATTAA